In a single window of the Nicotiana tomentosiformis chromosome 8, ASM39032v3, whole genome shotgun sequence genome:
- the LOC104109435 gene encoding uncharacterized protein gives MDIFLKKLDHSQPSSSSSCPSLSPTIAPEIRMNANLSHLIDELNLESLKDDPGERMPLVNYSPRIREEVRKHYIHKGPCQPSKHQFPKTKIGNKMRQFNSSWFEGPFSGWLEYSVKKDAAYCLCCYLFKHEFIHGSAGEVFSKIGFRAWNKALERLRLHAGEANSVHHKCFNKMLGLSNHHQSIQAAFDKQSEKLKSEQRMRSEASVDVAKLLLHYGLPLFHTLQHLMDSACDDSDKSINAPARDCACDAKAMAATPADMKEYPNSYVLIVDTPGLKSGDIKVQVEDDNVLLISGERKREEEKEGGKYIKMERGVGKFMRKFTLPENINTDAISAVCQDGILTVTVEKLLTPRLKKRKTIEVKFA, from the coding sequence ATGGATATATTTCTCAAGAAGTTGGATCATTCTCAACCAAGTTCTAGTTCTAGTTGTCCATCCCTGAGTCCGACGATAGCTCCAGAAATTCGTATGAATGCCAATCTTTCCCATCTTATAGATGAACTCAATTTGGAGTCACTTAAAGATGATCCAGGAGAGAGAATGCCCCTCGTTAACTATAGCCCTCGAATACGAGAAGAAGTGAGAAAACACTACATTCATAAAGGTCCTTGTCAACCTTCCAAGCATCAATTTCCTAAAACTAAAATTGGGAATAAAATGCGTCAATTTAATTCAAGTTGGTTCGAAGGTCCATTTTCTGGATGGTTGGAGTATAGTGTGAAGAAAGATGCTGCATATTGTctatgttgttatttgttcaaaCATGAGTTCATTCATGGAAGTGCGGGTGAAGTTTTTTCAAAAATTGGTTTTAGGGCTTGGAATAAGGCTCTTGAAAGATTGCGTTTGCATGCTGGTGAGGCTAATAGTGTCCATCATAAATGTTTCAATAAGATGCTAGGTTTGTCAAATCATCATCAATCAATCCAAGCTGCTTTTGACAAGCAATCCGAGAAGTTAAAAAGTGAGCAACGAATGCGTTCGGAAGCCTCAGTTGATGTTGCAAAACTTCTCTTGCATTATGGATTGCCGCTCTTCCACACTCTCCAGCACCTCATGGATTCCGCCTGTGACGACTCGGACAAGTCCATCAATGCCCCAGCAAGAGACTGTGCATGTGACGCTAAGGCCATGGCTGCAACACCAGCGGACATGAAAGAGTACCCAAATTCCTATGTTTTAATTGTGGATACGCCCGGGTTGAAATCTGGAGATATAAAGGTGCAGGTGGAAGATGACAATGTGCTGCTGATAAGTGGAGAAAGGAAGAGGGAAGAAGAGAAAGAAGGGGGAAAGTATATTAAAATGGAGAGAGGGGTTGGGAAGTTCATGAGGAAGTTTACACTGCCAGAGAATATTAATACTGATGCAATTTCTGCTGTTTGTCAAGATGGGATTCTGACTGTGACTGTTGAGAAGTTGCTTACTCCTCGGCTAAAGAAACGCAAAACTATTGAAGTTAAATTTGCATGA